A region of Argentina anserina chromosome 5, drPotAnse1.1, whole genome shotgun sequence DNA encodes the following proteins:
- the LOC126795655 gene encoding LOW QUALITY PROTEIN: DExH-box ATP-dependent RNA helicase DExH9 (The sequence of the model RefSeq protein was modified relative to this genomic sequence to represent the inferred CDS: inserted 7 bases in 5 codons; deleted 3 bases in 3 codons; substituted 2 bases at 2 genomic stop codons) translates to MHGEAEPAYFSGSMNPTLSSNTCSEPAKTFPFTLDPFQSEAINCIDNGESVMLKTPQYLXPNSESPIVLVDAVIWYDRCVLTPPPEKRVIYTAPSKLSAPNQKYREFREEFSGDIXNAFCLVMTTEIWRSMQYKGSEVTREVAWIVFDEVHYMRDLERGVVWEESIVMAPKKARFAFXSATVPNAKVHRQPCHIVNTDYRPTPLQHYVFPSGGEGLFLVVDEKGKFREDSFQQALPGSNAAKKKENGKWQKGLVIGKASEESDIFKMVKMIIQRQYDPLILFCFSKRECESLAMQMAKLDLNGDSEKANIETIFWSAMDILSDDDKKLPQATTMLPLLMRGIGVHHSGLIPILKEVIEILFQEGLIKCLFATETFSIGLNMPAKTVVFTNVRKFDGNKFRWITSGEYIQMSGRAGRRGIDKRGICILMVDEKLEPSTAKMMLKGNADSLNSAFHLSYNMLLNQLRSEDGDPENLLRNSFYQFQADRAIPNLEKQAKELEQERDSVIIEEENSVKNYYNLVQQYKSLKQDLHEIVISPKYCLPFLKPGRLVSIQCSTEDHVTWGVILNFQRVKTVSKDDAVKKPEDSNYVVDVLTRCVVSTNGIAKRTLKIVPLKELGEPVVASISISQINSMSRLCMVIPNDLLSLQAXENTLKKVLETLSRFGDKIPLLDPEEDMKIQSSSYKKVARRIEALENLKVFHMKQELXARIKSIKKTMRSSTALAFKDELKARKRVHRRLGYVTRDDVVELKGKVACEISSADELTLTELMFNGVFKDIKVEELVSLLSCFVWREKLKDATKPREELDLLFLQLQETARRVAEGQLECKVEIDIDSFVSSFRPDIMEAAYDWAKGSKFYEIMSVTGXFEGSLIRAIRRLEEVLQQLIXSANSIGETDLESKFEEAVLKIKRDIVCAASLYL, encoded by the exons atgcacggtgaggccgaacCTGCCTATTTcagcggctccatg AATCCCACGTTAAGTTCCAACACCTGCTCCGAGCCCGCCAAGACATTCCCCTTCACTCTCGACCCCTTTCAGTCCGAAGCCATCAATTGCATCGACAACGGCGAATCCGTCATGCTAAAAACACCCCAATATCTCTAGCCGAATTCGGAATCACCGATTGTTTTGGTTGATGCTGTGATATGGTATGATAGGTGTGTGCTCACACCTCCGCCGGAAAAGCGCGTGATATACACTGCCCCATCAAAGCTCTCAGCA CCAAACCAAAAGTACCGGGAGTTCAGAGAGGAGTTTTCCGGTGATAT CAATGCTTTCTGCTTG GTAATGACGACAGAGATCTGGCGAAGCATGCAGTACAAAGGA TCCGAGGTGACGCGAGAGGTGGCTTGGATAGTCTTTGATGAGGTGCATTACATGCGCGATCTCGAGAGAGGTGTGGTGTGGGAAGAGAGCATTGTTATGGCTCCTAAGAAGGCTCGGTTTGCCTT CTCTGCGACTGTTCCCAATGCCAAGGTCCATCGCCAGCCTTGCCACATTGTCAATACGGATTACAGGCCCACTCCTCTTCAGCACTATGTTTTCCCCTCCGGAGGGGAGGGTCTGTTCCTCGTGGTGGATGAGAAGGGGAAGTTTCGCGAGGACAGCTTTCAGCAGGCTCTTCCTGGCTCCAACGCCGCtaagaagaaggaaaatggCAAATGGCAGAAGGGTCTTGTCATTGGCAAGGCCAGTGAAGAAAGTGATATCTTCAAGATGGTGAAAATGATCATTCAGCGGCAGTACGACCCTCTCATTCTTTTCTGTTTTAGCAAAAGGGAATGTGAATCACTCGCGATGCAG ATGGCAAAATTGGACCTAAACGGGGACAGTGAGAAAGCAAACATAGAAACCATCTTCTGGAGTGCTATGGATATCCTTTCGGACGACGATAAGAAATTACCCCAG GCTACCACTATGTTGCCCCTTTTAATGCGTGGAATAGGTGTGCATCATTCTGGTTTGATTCCCATTCTAAAGGAAGTGATTGAGATATTGTTTCAGGAAGGTCTTATCAAG TGTTTGTTTGCGACAGAGACCTTCAGCATAGGGTTGAACATGCCTGCAAAAACTGTTGTATTTACCAATGTCCGAAAATTTGATGGTAATAAGTTCAGATGGATAACAAGTGGTGAGTACATACAAATGAGTGGTCGTGCTGGTCGCCGGGGTATTGATAAACGTGGGATATGCATACTCATGGTAGATGAAAAGCTAGAGCCATCCACTGCGAAAATGATGCTTAAAGGAAATGCTGATAGTTTGAACAG TGCCTTTCATTTAAGCTACAATATGCTTTTGAATCAATTGCGCTCTGAAGATGGTGATCCAGAAAATTTGCTTCGTAACTCATTTTATCAATTCCAAGCTGATCGTGCCATTCCCAATTTGGAG AAACAAGCAAAGGAACTTGAACAAGAGAGGGATTCAGTTATtattgaagaagaaaatagtgtAAAGAATTACTACAACCTAGTACAGCAATACAAGAGTTTAAAGCAGGATCTTCATGAGATTGTGATTTCTCCCAAGTACTGCTTACCATTTCTGAAACCTGGTAGGCTTGTATCAATTCAATGCAGTACTGAGGACCACGTCACATGGGGAGTTATTCTTAATTTTCAACGGGTGAAAACTGTTTCCAAAG ATGATGCAGTTAAGAAACCAGAAGATTCTAACTACGTAGTGGATGTTTTAACAAGATGTGTGGTCAGTACAAATGGAATTGCAAAAAGAACTCTCAAAATTGTTCCTCTTAAAGAACTTGGAGAACCTGTCGTTGCTTCCATTTCCATATCTCAG aTTAATAGCATGAGTCGACTTTGTATGGTCATACCAAATGATCTTTTGTCATTACAAGCTTGAGAAAACACACTGAAGAAAGTTCTTGAAACTCTTTCAAGATTTGGGGACAAGATTCCTCTTCTAGATCCTGAAGAAGACATGAAG ATCCAAAGTAGTTCGTACAAAAAAGTGGCTCGAAGGATTGAGGCTTTAGAGAATCTGAAGGTTTTTCATATGAAGCAGGAAT CAGCTAGGATCAAGTCAATTAAGAAAACAATGCGCTCTTCAACTGCATTGGCTTTTAAAGATGAACTTAAGGCACGAAAACGGGTTCATCGGAGGCTAGG ATATGTTACACGTGATGATGTCGTGGAGTTGAAGGGTAAGGTTGCTTGTGAAATCAGTAGTGCAGATGAGTTGACCCTCACAGAGCTCATGTTCAATGGCGTT TTTAAGGACATCAAGGTAGAAGAGTTGGTATCTCTTCTCTCATGTTTTGTTTGGCGAGAAAAACTAAAAGATGCTACAAAACCAAGAGAAGAGCTTGACTTGCTCTTCTTGCAATTACAAGAAACTGCTAGGAGGGTGGCTGAAGGTCAGCTTGAATGCAAG GTTGAAATTGACATTGATAGCTTTGTGAGTTCATTTCGGCCTGATATTATGGAGGCTGCATATGATTGGGCAAAAGGGTCAAAATTTTACGAGATAATGTCAGTTACAG GTTTTGAGGGTAGCTTAATCAGAGCAATTAGGAGATTAGAGGAAGTTCTTCAGCAACTTA CATCAGCCAATTCTATTGGAGAAACTGATCTTGAATCAAAATTTGAGGAGGCTGTTTTGAAAATCAAGAGAGACATTGTCTGTGCAGCTTCCTTATACTTGTAA
- the LOC126795656 gene encoding vegetative cell wall protein gp1 codes for MIKAVKKLKSWSRKKRSRKIHRHPPPPPYDPPPPPLRCQCHCCSSSSTAQPSAPPLPPWMDYTEQTHEIEPLPAPELHCPAPEVAYHPLPVPSKQPSAAPTSSYQQYMIPVPDPVYGIPVAQAPTVERERSAGFFGYVVDYLFNLFPCFRIREAVK; via the coding sequence ATGATAAAAGCTGTGAAGAAGCTCAAATCATGgtcaagaaagaagagaagcaGAAAGATTCATCGCCATCCTCCCCCACCACCCTATGATCCCCCACCACCACCGCTCCGATGTCAGTGTCACTGctgctcctcctcctcaacAGCTCAGCCATCGGCTCCACCTCTACCACCATGGATGGATTATACTGAGCAGACACATGAGATTGAGCCTCTTCCGGCGCCTGAACTTCACTGCCCTGCTCCAGAGGTAGCCTATCATCCACTTCCAGTTCCAAGCAAACAACCAAGTGCTGCACCTACATCATCTTATCAGCAATATATGATTCCAGTTCCAGATCCTGTCTACGGCATACCAGTTGCACAAGCCCCCACAGTAGAAAGGGAGAGATCTGCTGGCTTCTTTGGATATGTTGTTGACTATTTGTTTAACCTCTTTCCATGCTTTCGCATTAGAGAAGCTGTTAAGTAA
- the LOC126795657 gene encoding uncharacterized protein LOC126795657: MSNDPSTTTSSIAGDTTKATTDDNISPATTIPEDTTTLTTTADSKASTSLDSSTTSSKSQAAAFQSLSTILPSFSPTSHTTARSLLHDPHTSSAISSLLKQPDSGAGDNNLCRWLYDTFQSSDPDLQLLVLRFLPLVAGLYLSRVPLRIPLAGFEAVLLALYAHETTARGGQSVTVSVPDLSHTSLYHETKSAAVKSNATGLNLAVISPSLEPHGTIRSTRRARIVGVALELYYTKIYEMPVESKMDFCEFCMVWAGQDGEMYKQVVEKSSGNNTIEANKEQQKEEEKEESSARNSNNKEGMRRVPLPCELMQPVLRILGHCLLCPNQNKKLTDKASEACRSLYARSMHDVNPKAILATGSLLRLANMAFDSPNQDGFDPTELPKSSVITL; this comes from the coding sequence ATGTCTAATGAtccctccaccaccacctcctccatTGCTGGCGACACCACCAAGGCAACCACAGACGACAACATCAGCCCTGCCACCACCATCCCAGAAGACACCACCACCCTAACCACAACCGCCGACAGCAAAGCCTCAACCTCATTAGACTCATCCACAACCTCCTCCAAATCCCAAGCTGCAGCATTCCAATCCCTCTCCACCATCCTCCCCTCCTTCTCCCCCACTTCCCACACCACCGCCCGCTCCCTCCTCCACGACCCCCACACATCCTCCGCAATCTCCTCCCTCctcaaacaacccgactccgGCGCCGGCGACAACAACCTCTGCCGCTGGCTCTACGACACCTTCCAGTCCTCTGATCCCGACCTCCAGCTCCTCGTCCTCCGCTTCCTCCCCCTCGTCGCCGGCCTCTACCTCTCCCGTGTCCCCCTCCGCATCCCCCTCGCCGGATTCGAGGCCGTCCTCTTGGCCCTCTACGCTCACGAGACCACTGCCCGCGGCGGTCAGTCCGTTACCGTCAGCGTCCCTGACTTGTCCCACACCAGCCTCTACCACGAAACCAAGTCCGCCGCTGTGAAGAGCAATGCCACCGGGCTCAACCTCGCCGTTATATCACCCAGCTTGGAGCCTCACGGCACCATCAGATCCACCCGTAGGGCCAGGATAGTCGGGGTTGCGTTGGAACTGTACTACactaaaatatatgaaatgccGGTCGAGTCCAAGATGGATTTCTGCGAGTTCTGCATGGTTTGGGCCGGTCAAGACGGAGAAATGTACAAACAGGTGGTGGAGAAGAGCAGTGGAAACAACACAATCGAAGCGAATAAGGAGCagcagaaggaggaggagaaggaagAGAGTAGTGCGAGGAATAGTAATAATAAGGAAGGGATGAGGAGAGTTCCCTTGCCATGCGAACTGATGCAACCAGTTTTGAGGATTTTAGGGCACTGCCTCTTGTGCCCTAATCAGAACAAGAAGCTGACAGACAAGGCGAGTGAAGCGTGTAGAAGTTTATATGCGAGGTCCATGCATGATGTCAATCCCAAGGCTATTCTGGCTACTGGGAGTTTGCTCAGGCTAGCCAACATGGCTTTTGACTCTCCCAATCAAGACGGTTTTGATCCAACTGAGCTTCCCAAATCTAGTGTCATCACTCTGTAG